A genomic segment from Cygnus atratus isolate AKBS03 ecotype Queensland, Australia chromosome Z, CAtr_DNAZoo_HiC_assembly, whole genome shotgun sequence encodes:
- the TUT7 gene encoding terminal uridylyltransferase 7 isoform X3, whose translation MGDAAKPPFAKQNKEPEMYEEELKGSPLQKDCQTMDEYGNGHSNNMDISMQKKRGMPGHYGNSPRRGPRNVLSSPHSLKNITHSQGLKFSDNQKDQIKKWISDDHRGTSDSWREYRSVAWIPMHSRTRKDSLHEVEGAGNRNVRRQLKKDLTNEDVPEMQKGNPEMKKLKKTRRSRRTRKDEYDHDDEVDGPVIDESQLSAKELLGLQQAEERLKRDCIYRLKKQPRNYPSAKYACKLCDVLIESVAFAHKHIKEKRHKKSIKEKQEEQMLSTLPPPTASQIKAIGVAIENVVQEFGLSNEDLEERLNIKTVMEGVLHQKLPECSLRLYGSSCSGFGFKTSDINIDIQFPASMSQPDVLLLVQESLQNSESFIEVDADFHTRIPVVVCREKQSGLICKVSAGNENAYLTTNHLATLGKLEPTVVSLVIAFRYWAKLCCVDRPEEGGLSPYVFALMVIFFLQQRKEPFLPVYLGSWIEGFSLNKLTNFHIKEVENDAVVWEHNPPDDADVPQETSPKRDKVPLVFDSGQQCSAPAGQLWVELLRFYALEFNMADLVISIRLKETVSRELKDWPKKRIAVEDPYSVKRNVARTLNSQLMYEYILHCLRATYKYFALPHKKDVKLSKKSSPNANEEKSQNLDHGNDAIKHENSDLQTLDDRMNTAVVEDYVIETTDIPQAHRTDSSKVCDGSESLTEEELADDISHLGIAHEDSDCIVEEVISGDNEGFKPSCEETESGNEEEEEEEEQGRRWNILTTEQGIDEDSDSGDIPVTVIEHDIETCCNSDLEGFQNTALTESDEFGLECSGIIDDKIDVDEESTEGTDELDESPQKFMCSTQSQLSEMINTDDEEEEEEESSLLSQAVCGGIMRAEGELDNTFPGSGDEDALSEEDDDLSITNKYEDKHFKENVDGSLRINLSQENLTEKGSLFEENTGIEQCLESELFYKFSKTAFTKGKSPTVVCSLCKREGHLKRDCPEDFKKIELDPLPPLTPKFSIILDQVCVQCYQDFAPNTVEDQAREYIRQNLENFIRMEFPGTKLNLFGSSKNGFGFKQSDLDICMTMDGLETAEGLDCIRIIEDLAKVLKKQSGLRNVLPITTAKVPIVKFFHVRSGLEVDISLYNTLALHNTRLLSSYSAIDPRVKFLCYTMKVFTKMCDIGDASRGSLSSYAYTLMVLYFLQQRNPPVIPVLQEIYEEPKKPEILVDGWNVYFFDKIEELPDVWPDFGKNTESVGQLWLGLLRFYTEEFDFKEHVICIRRKNLLTTFKKQWTSKYIVIEDPFDLNHNLGAGLSRKMTNFIMKAFINGRRVFGTPVKIFPKEYPSKMEYFFDPEVLTEGELAPNDRCCRICGKIGHFMKDCPLRRKVRRRRDYEDSKNQRYPENKEKKSKEDKETQNKTTEKESSVKEGKLHPFTPPKSKPTRGIVETGREKSPRQSAEKWKRLEDRELREKRCFICGREGHIKKECPQYKAPTGGSKLEVLCGSPSLPTVAKHGGRLNQGMLIHEEKKKQKGKVFLSPQSGTTCGTLSCEASSE comes from the exons ATGGGAGATGCTGCAAAACCCCCTTTTGCCAAACAAAATAAGGAACCAGAAATGTATGaagaagaattaaaaggaaGTCCATTACAGAAAGACTGCCAAACCATGGATGAATATGGGAATGGCCATAGCAATAACATGGATATCAGCATGCAAAAGAAGAGGGGAATGCCAGGTCATTATGGAAATAGTCCTAGGCGAGGGCCACGTAATGTTTTGAGTAGCCCACATTCACTTAAAAACATAACTCACAGTCAAGGATTGAAGTTCAGTGATAACCAAAAAGACCAAATAAAGAAGTGGATATCTGATGACCACCGTGGTACTTCTGACAGCTGGAGAGAGTACAGATCTGTAGCATGGATCCCCATGCATAGCAGGACAAGAAAGGACTCTCTTCATGAGGTTGAAGGTGCAGGAAACAGAAACGTAAGACGACAACTTAAGAAAGACCTAACAAATGAAGACGTTCCAGAGATGCAGAAAGGAAACCCTG aaatgaagaaactcAAGAAAACAAGGAGATCAAGAAGAACTAGAAAAGATGAGTATGATCATGATGATGAAGTGGATGGCCCAGTTATAGATGAATCTCAGCTGTCAGCAAAAGAGCTTCTAGGGTTGCAACAAGCTGAAGAACGTTTGAAGCGAGACTGCATTTACAGACTGAAGAAG CAACCTCGAAACTATCCATCAGCAAAATATGCCTGCAAATTGTGTGATGTTTTGATTGAGTCAGTGGCTTTTGCTCATAAGCATATTAAGGAGAAGAGACACAAGAAAAGCATAAAG gaaaagcaagaggaaCAGATGCTGAGCACCCTGCCTCCTCCAACAGCTTCACAGATTAAAGCTATTGGTGTTGCCATTGAAAATGTAGTACAGGAGTTTGGCTTAAGTAATGAAGATTTAGAAGAAAGGCTCAACATTAAAACAGTGATGGAAGGTGTGCTGCATCAAAAATTGCCAG AGTGCTCATTAAGATTGTACGGCTCCTCCTGTAGCGGATTTGGTTTCAAAACTTCAGACATAAACATAGATATCCAGTTTCCTGCCAGT ATGAGTCAACCAGATGTTCTCTTACTTGTTCAAGAAAGTCTGCAGAACagtg aATCGTTTATTGAAGTTGATGCAGATTTCCATACTAGAATACCAGTGGTGgtgtgcagagaaaagcaaag TGGCCTTATTTGTAAAGTAAGTGCAGGGAATGAGAATGCTTATCTGACAACAAACCATTTGGCTACACTTGGAAAACTAGAACCCACTGTTGTATCTTTAGTGATTGCCTTCAGGTACTGGGCAAAG ttgtGCTGTGTTGATCGTCCCGAAGAAGGAGGTTTGTCACCTTACGTGTTTGCATTAATGGTCATCTTCTTCCTGCAACAGAGGAAAGAGCCTTTTCTACCTGTCTACTTGGGATCATGG ATTGAAGGATTCTCATTAAACAAATTAACtaattttcatattaaagaAGTGGAGAACGATGCTGTGGTTTGGGAGCATAACCCCCCTGATGACGCTGATGTGCCACAAGAAACTTCCCCTAAAAGGGACAAG GTTCCCTTAGTATTTGATTCGGGACAGCAGTGTTCAGCACCTGCTGGGCAGCTCTGGGTAGAACTGCTTCGTTTCTATGCCTTGGAGTTCAATATGGCTGATTTGGTTATTAGCATACGACTCAAAGAAACAGTGTCTCGTGAATTAAAGGACTGGCCTAAAAAGCGCATTGCTGTGGAAG ACCCATATTCAGTCAAGAGGAATGTAGCAAGAACTTTGAACAGCCAGCTAATGTATGAGTATATTCTTCACTGCCTGAGAGCAACTTACAAGTATTTTGCCTTGCCTcacaagaaagatgtaaaattgAGCAAAAAGTCCTCTCCAAATGCCAATGAGGAGAAATCCCAAAATCTGGACCATGGAAATGATGCCATAAAGCATGAAAATTCTGACTTGCAAACCTTGGATGATAGAATGAACACAGCAGTAGTGGAAGATTATGTAATTGAAACCACAGATATTCCCCAGGCGCATAGAACTGATTCTTCAAAGGTGTGTGATGGCTCAGAAAGCTTGACAGAAGAAGAATTAGCTGATGATATAAGTCATTTGGGAATTGCCCATGAAGATTCAGACTGCATAGTTGAGGAAGTTATTTCTGGAGATAATGAGGGGTTTAAGCCAAGTTGTGAGGAGACAGAGAGTGgaaatgaggaagaggaggaggaagaagaacaaGGAAGAAGATGGAATATCTTGACTACTGAGCAGGGAATAGATGAAGACAGCGATAGTGGAGATATTCCTGTTACAGTGATTGAGCATGATATAGAGACATGCTGTAATTCAGACTTGGAAggttttcaaaacacagcacttaCAGAGAGTGATGAGTTCGGCTTAGAGTGCAGTGGTATAATTGATGACAAGATTGATGTTGATGAGGAGAGCACTGAAGGTACTGATGAACTGGATGAATCCCCACAAAAATTCATGTGTTCAACACAAAGTCAATTATCTGAGATGATTAACACTGAtgatgaggaggaagaggaggaagaatcAAGTCTTCTAAGCCAAGCAGTGTGTGGTGGCATCATGAGAGCTGAAGGTGAACTAGATAACACATTTCCTGGATCTGGAGATGAGGATGCACTGTCAGAGGAAGATGATGATTTGTCCATCACCAATAAATATgaagacaaacatttcaaagaaaatgtggaTGGATCTCTGAGAATCAATTTGAGTCAAGAGAATCTTACTGAAAAGGGAAGTCTTTTTGAAGAGAACACAGGAATAGAACAGTGTTTAGAATCCGAACTCTTTTATAAATTTagtaaaacagcttttacaAAGGGCAAG TCTCCTACAGTAGTGTGTAGCTTGTGCAAACGGGAAGGTCACTTAAAGAGGGATTGTCCAGAAGACTTCAAGAAAATTGAGCTAGACCCACTGCCACCGCTGACACCCAAATTTTCAATTATTCTAGATCAAGTTTGTGTCCAATGTTATC aggaTTTTGCACCAAATACTGTAGAGGATCAGGCTCGGGAATATATACGACAAAACTTGGAAAACTTCATTAGAATGGAATTCCCAG GAACAAAGCTGAATTTGTTTGGTTCCTCAAAAAATGGCTTTGGTTTCAAACAAAGTGACCTTGATATCTGTATGACAATGGATGGGCTGGAAACAGCTGAG GGACTTGATTGCATCAGAATCATTGAAGATTTAGCAAAAGTTCTCAAGAAACAGTCAG GTCTCAGAAATGTCTTGCCAATAACAACAGCTAAAGTCCCAATTGTCAAATTTTTCCATGTCAGAAGTGGTCTTGAAGTAGACATCAGTTTATATAACACTCTG gCCTTGCATAATACAAGACTCCTGTCATCATATTCAGCCATTGATCCTAGAGTAAAATTTTTGTGTTACACAATGAAAGTCTTCACAAAG atgTGTGACATAGGAGATGCATCTCGAGGTAGCCTTTCTTCTTACGCATATACTCTTAtggtgctttattttcttcaacagaGAAATCCACCAGTCATCCCTGTTCTTCAAGAG ATCTACGAAGAACcaaaaaagcctgaaattttAGTTGATGGTTGGAACGTTTATTTCTTTGATAAGATAGAAGAGTTG cCAGATGTTTGGCCTGACTTTGGCAAAAACACTGAATCTGTTGGGCAGCTTTGGCTGGGACTTCTCCGTTTTTACACAgaagaatttgattttaaagagCATGTCATCTGCATTAGGAGAAAGAATCTGCTTACAACTTTCAAGAAGCAGTGGACCTCCAAATACATTGTAATTGAAG ACCCCTTTGATTTGAACCACAACCTTGGAGCTGGATTATCAAGAAAAA TGACAAATTTTATAATGAAGGCTTTTATCAATGGCAGAAGGGTATTTGGTActcctgtaaaaatatttcctaaagaATATCCATCAAAAATG gagtaCTTCTTTGATCCAGAAGTACTCACAGAAGGAGAATTGGCACCAAATGACAGATGCTGCAGAATTTGTGGTAAAATTGGCCACTTCATGAAAGATTGTCCCTTGAGAAGAAA AGTAAGGCGGCGACGTGATTATGAAGATAGCAAAAACCAGAGGTacccagaaaacaaagagaaaaaaagcaaagaggacAAAGAAACCCagaataaaacaacagaaaaagagagctCAGTGAAAGAGGGAAAGTTGCATCCATTTACACCTCCGAAGAGCAAACCAACAAGGGGAATAGTggaaactggaagagaaaagagtCCCAGGCAATCAGCAGAGAAGTGGAAGCGTCTGGAAGACAGAGAGTTAAGAGAAAAACGTTGTTTCATCTGTGGAAGAGAAGGTCATATCAAAAAGGAGTGCCCACAGTATAAAGCACCTACAG GAGGATCAAAGCTGGAAGTGTTGTGTGGATCCCCTTCTTTACCAACTGTTGCCAAACATGGTGGTCGATTAAATCAG GGAATGCttatacatgaagaaaaaaagaaacaaaaaggaaaagtatttttgagtCCCCAGTCAG gGACGACATGTGGAACACTTTCTTGTGAGGCTTCCTCAGAGTAA